A genome region from Pygocentrus nattereri isolate fPygNat1 chromosome 6, fPygNat1.pri, whole genome shotgun sequence includes the following:
- the LOC108424243 gene encoding uncharacterized protein KIAA2012 homolog, translating to MFPFYGVFYRLRKLAEEEERQRQEQKEMEKQKREKAKTERDTERERRRQEEKRRLLDRLQRERQEEEERRAAELKHRQQEEEAQRELERRMLQEMEESERLEYLRRKQEEEEERRKAAEERRRAEEEAATQVEEKARLLAQLTAKQRAALEHKLRFHRSLFVEAGGLEQTQDISRPWVFSYFNLLQLLGLAEPPEELLKDVL from the exons ATGTTCCCATTTTATGGTGTATTTTACAGGTTGAGGAAACTTgcagaagaagaggagagacagagacaggagcagaaagaaatggagaaacagaaaagggagaaggcaaagacagagagagacacggagagagagaggaggaggcagGAGGAAAAGAGGAGACTTCTGGATCGgcttcagagagagaggcaggaagaggaagagagaagagcaG CTGAGTTAAAGCATaggcagcaggaggaggaggctcAGAGGGAGCTGGAGAGGAGGATGCTGCAGGAGATGGAGGAGAGTGAGCGGCTGGAGTACTTGCGCAGAaagcaggaggaagaagaggagaggaggaaggctgcagaggagaggaggagagcagaggaggaaGCAGCAACGCAGGTGGAAGAGAAGGCCAGACTGCTAGCTCAACTGACTGCCAA GCAGAGGGCAGCACTGGAACACAAACTTAGGTTTCACCGAAGTCTTTTTGTAGAAGCAGGGGGTCTGGAGCAGACACAGGATATCTCTCGGCCCTGGGTTTTCTCCTACTTCAATCTGCTGCAGTTACTGGGCTTAGCAGAACCTCCAGAGGAACTCTTGAAAGATGTGCTGTGA
- the carf gene encoding calcium-responsive transcription factor isoform X3 yields MLCCSQVIGQSQNGQLYVIPSSQLGATRLLLPSCQVLNTADSRGTCIAKPSQEDKPSPAVTTGDVSTSTLTTVAPPSFTAIKTQTISSPDVFVPPVKPLPAAAPNWAKRLRRCEKIGDSYRGYCNTEAELEAVLLLHKQHTHSVFGTRQSPSPAKPATRLMWKSQYVPYDGIPFVNAGSRAIVMECQFGPRRKGVQPKKGTVEESNHNFPYKATCPARIYIKKVRKFPEYKVPVDPKVDKKVVRQEQEKAFFNLKKKLWDTGGVIRYYIQLPTQKAHLYHDLDIAVLPAPPEQPGFPEEDNEDEEDEEAQREEEENGEEENACSVPSRLHPLVAEKICELMAQGCNQVYAIRKHLRRFVEREMFKSDAVPERHNLCYFPTVNDIKNHMHEAQKSLQLPEGTMASLGSEWKTENENILTETVTLTLTPAPVNVNSQEEVLEGNDTLSPEAVQLFSSLTSVQPKIFAQLQGVQLHPAMCPPEGSLGQQPVSVAEPMDSSNPLNPHTLFLSPSSFLQSSSSAGEATAGPGPGAMLEMGQLVNHTEGDITQILLEDGQAIPVQIADPSSIALSASLDGALVEEGREVKPADISTEQSGDQG; encoded by the exons ttATGTTGTTCTCAGGTGATTGGGCAATCACAGAATGGGCAGTTGTATGTTATTCCATCCAGCCAGCTTGGAGCAACACGACTGTTGCTGCCCAGTTGTCAAGTGTTAAATACAGCAGACTCAAGAG GAACCTGTATAGCCAAACCCAGTCAAGAAGACAAGCCAAGCCCTGCTGTAACTACTGGTGACGTTAGCACTAGCACTTTAACCACAGTAGCACCTCCAAGCTTCACAGCCATCAAGACTCAGACAATAAG TTCTCCAGATGTTTTTGTGCCTCCAGTGAAGCCTCTGCCAGCAGCTGCACCAAATTGGGCGAAGAGACTTCGCAGGTGTGAG AAGATTGGTGACTCGTACCGTGGTTACTGTAACACAGAGGCAGAGCTGGAAGCTGTGCTTCTTCTGCATAAGCAGCACACTCACTCTGTGTTTGGCACCCGTCAGTCGCCCTCTCCAGCCAAGCCTGCCACTCGCCTTATGTGGAAGTCTCAGTATGTGCCCTATGATGGCATTCCCTTTGTAAATGCAG GAAGTAGAGCTATTGTGATGGAATGTCAATTTGGACCTAGGAGGAAAGGTGTCCAGCCCAAAAAAGGCACTGTGGAAGAATCCAATCATAATTTCCCTTACAAAGCTACATGTCCTGCCAG AATATATATCAAGAAAGTACGTAAATTTCCCGAGTATAAGGTTCCAGTAGACCCCAAAGTGGACAAGAAGGTAGTACggcaagagcaagagaaagcCTTCTTTAACCTAAAGAAGAAACTTTGGGATACTGGGGGTGTCATACG GTATTATATTCAGCTTCCTACTCAGAAAGCTCACCTGTATCATGATCTAGACATTGCAGTCCTACCTGCACCCCCTGAGCAGCCTGGCTTTCCAGAGGAGGACAATGAGGATGAGGAAGACGAAGAAgcacagagagaagaggaggaaaatGGGGAAGAGGAGAATGCCTGTTCTGTCCCGTCTCGACTGCACCCTCTAGTGGCCGAGAAGATCTGTGAGCTGATGGCACAGGGCTGCAACCAGGTCTACGCTATCCGAAAACATCTCAG GAGATTTGTAGAACGTGAGATGTTCAAGTCAGACGCGGTACCAGAGAGACACAACCTGTGTTACTTCCCCACTGTGAATGACATCAAGAACCACATGCATGAGGCTCAGAAGAGCCTGCAGCTGCCAGAGGGAACAATGGCCTCCCTGGGATCAGAG TGgaagacagagaatgagaacaTCCTTACAGAGACTGTGACCCTGACACTGACCCCTGCCCCTGTTAATG TGAACTCACAGGAGGAAGTTTTAGAAGGAAATGACACTCTTTCTCCTGAAGCTGTTCAGCTCTTTAGCTCTCTCACCTCTGTCCAGCCCAAGATCTTTGCACAGTTGCAG GGTGTCCAGCTGCATCCAGCCATGTGTCCACCAGAGGGCTCTTTGGGGCAGCAGCCTGTTTCAGTAGCAGAGCCCATGGACTCCTCAAACCCCTTAAACCCACATACTCTGTTCCTGAGTCCTTCATCCTTCCTGCAGTCTAGCTCCTCTGCAGGAGAGGCTACAGCTGGGCCTGGGCCTGGTGCCATGCTTGAAATGGGTCAGCTGGTTAACCATACAGAGGGGGACATTACACAGATACTATTGGAAGATGGACAGGCAATTCCAGTGCAAATAGCGGACCCATCTAGCATAG CGCTAAGTGCTTCACTGGATGGGGCACTGGTGGAAGAAGGCAGGGAGGTGAAACCTGCAGACATTTCAACAGAGCAATCCGGAGACCAAGGCTAG